One segment of Trichlorobacter ammonificans DNA contains the following:
- the mreC gene encoding rod shape-determining protein MreC — translation MFNFFRKNILHIVVGVGLLAALLIYTLNLPQAGRANLVEQTVGNVLAPVQGEVSRGAALPLRIWENYLALVSVGRENQRLREDVRELNSRLAAAVEAGQENERLTALLNLRRSIREQTVTARVIGEDVTPWFKTLTIDRGMADGLRDGMPVLAAGGVVGQTVKVAADSSRVMLLTDNASGIAAVVQRSRARGVVKGKGENLCSLEFAMRGEDVQVGDQVITSGVGGIFTKGHLIGEVTMVKKGEYGVFQTVTIRPAVNISRLEEVLVVLRRSTE, via the coding sequence ATGTTCAATTTCTTTCGCAAGAATATCCTGCACATCGTGGTGGGGGTGGGGTTGCTGGCCGCACTGCTGATCTACACCCTCAACCTGCCCCAGGCCGGCCGCGCCAACCTGGTGGAACAGACCGTCGGTAACGTCCTGGCGCCGGTGCAGGGAGAGGTGAGCCGGGGAGCCGCGCTGCCGCTGCGGATCTGGGAGAACTACCTCGCGCTGGTCTCTGTCGGTCGTGAAAACCAGCGTCTCCGCGAGGATGTCCGGGAATTGAACAGCCGCCTGGCTGCCGCCGTGGAGGCTGGTCAGGAAAACGAGCGTCTGACCGCCCTGCTGAACCTGCGCCGGAGCATCCGGGAACAGACCGTGACGGCGCGGGTGATCGGCGAGGATGTGACGCCCTGGTTCAAAACCCTGACCATCGACCGGGGGATGGCCGACGGCCTGAGGGACGGTATGCCGGTGCTGGCTGCCGGCGGGGTGGTGGGCCAGACGGTCAAGGTGGCTGCCGATTCCAGCCGGGTGATGCTCTTGACCGACAATGCCAGCGGCATTGCGGCGGTCGTGCAGCGCTCCCGTGCCCGCGGCGTGGTCAAGGGGAAGGGGGAAAACCTCTGTTCTCTCGAATTCGCCATGCGCGGCGAGGATGTCCAGGTGGGAGATCAGGTCATCACCTCCGGCGTGGGGGGCATTTTTACCAAAGGGCACCTGATCGGTGAGGTGACCATGGTGAAAAAGGGGGAGTACGGCGTCTTTCAGACGGTGACCATCCGTCCCGCCGTGAACATCTCCCGCCTGGAAGAGGTGTTGGTGGTACTGCGCAGGTCGACGGAATAG
- the mreD gene encoding rod shape-determining protein MreD, translated as MNDFLKGALLILLTVLLQTSVLPQYLAVAYKPDLLLVLVVYLALRAPVGVSLPAAYGLGLLKDSLGGIYLGMNGFSFLVVYLVLKALSDRLYVQSAILFVLTVSVATVSVLVINLLLLVVFSQGGGLIASMLANLAPHLLMNAFVASLITALPFYSRPWNARC; from the coding sequence ATGAACGATTTTCTCAAGGGCGCCCTGTTGATACTGCTGACGGTGCTGCTGCAGACCTCGGTCCTGCCTCAGTACCTGGCCGTTGCCTACAAGCCGGACCTGCTGCTGGTACTGGTGGTCTATCTTGCGTTACGGGCACCGGTTGGCGTCAGTCTACCTGCGGCCTACGGTCTCGGACTGCTCAAGGACAGCCTCGGAGGGATCTATCTGGGGATGAACGGTTTTTCCTTTCTGGTGGTCTATCTGGTGCTCAAGGCGCTGTCGGACCGGCTGTACGTGCAGAGTGCCATCCTGTTTGTCCTGACCGTTTCCGTGGCCACCGTATCGGTCCTGGTGATCAACCTGCTGCTTCTAGTCGTCTTTTCCCAGGGAGGCGGACTGATCGCCTCCATGCTGGCCAACCTGGCCCCCCATCTGTTGATGAACGCCTTCGTGGCCTCCCTGATCACTGCTCTTCCCTTCTATTCCCGCCCCTGGAACGCCCGATGCTGA
- the mrdA gene encoding penicillin-binding protein 2, which produces MLKKQRYVRELAHSRRRTIPLALVVAALFGLLVLRLWYLQIIKADDYRAMSESNRLRFLPVAASRGALMDRNGTILVNNRPSFSLSIIPQEVKDVEALLDRLATLLALDRAELAERWAKSTGRARYYPVVVAANISREQVEIVEENRLLLPGVEVSMKPVREYVYENSAAHLLGYIGEISEKEMALPGYEQFNPGDYVGKSGIEKAWEQELHGMDGGRQLEVDSRGRILRVLSENSPAVGNSLMLTIDGRLQREAEAAFGGQAGAAVVMDVASGEILAFVSSPTFDPALFAGRIPVDIWKKYLEDKRRPLENKALAGQYPPGSTFKMLTALAGLEAGLVNENSTVTCNGAYEMGGNKFRCWHRSGHGSVNLKKSLKESCDVYYYKLGEQLGVDRIAAVAERFLLGKPLGIGLAGEKGGLIPTVAWKQKRFGKKWFSGETLPVAIGQGYLLMTPIQLASMAATVANDGTVVRPHLVKRLVDPDGKLIREFGPEVLGNSGISARNLKLVKQGLFAVVNEAGGTGANARLWDVKVAGKTGTSQVVKLDENRKRRMGYQYQDHALFVAFAPYEKPEIAVAVVVEHGGGGGAVAAPIAGRIMRQYFDLKKPAPTRPSAEEEDEDQQEKPDRVPTDAVPPAGAERPTTGEARE; this is translated from the coding sequence ATGCTGAAAAAGCAGCGCTATGTCAGGGAACTTGCCCACTCCAGACGCCGGACCATTCCGCTTGCCCTGGTGGTGGCGGCGCTTTTCGGTCTGCTGGTTCTTCGTCTCTGGTACCTGCAGATCATCAAAGCCGACGACTACCGGGCCATGTCGGAAAGCAACCGGCTCCGTTTCCTGCCGGTGGCCGCATCCCGGGGGGCCCTGATGGATCGGAACGGCACGATCCTGGTGAATAACCGTCCTTCGTTCAGTCTCTCCATCATTCCCCAGGAGGTGAAGGATGTGGAGGCGTTGCTGGACCGCTTGGCCACCCTGCTGGCGCTTGACCGCGCGGAGCTTGCCGAACGCTGGGCCAAGTCAACGGGGCGTGCCCGTTACTACCCGGTGGTGGTGGCTGCCAACATCAGCAGGGAGCAGGTGGAGATCGTGGAGGAGAATCGTCTGCTGCTGCCGGGGGTTGAAGTCAGCATGAAGCCGGTGCGGGAATACGTTTACGAGAATTCCGCGGCGCACCTGCTGGGCTATATCGGCGAGATTTCGGAAAAAGAGATGGCACTGCCCGGGTACGAGCAGTTCAACCCCGGCGACTATGTGGGAAAGAGCGGGATTGAGAAGGCCTGGGAACAGGAACTGCACGGCATGGATGGCGGGCGCCAGTTGGAGGTGGATTCCCGCGGACGCATCCTGCGGGTGCTCTCGGAGAACAGCCCGGCGGTGGGCAACAGTCTGATGCTGACCATCGACGGACGCCTGCAGCGGGAGGCTGAGGCAGCCTTCGGGGGGCAGGCCGGAGCGGCGGTGGTGATGGATGTCGCCAGCGGCGAGATTCTCGCCTTTGTCAGCAGTCCCACCTTTGATCCGGCGCTCTTTGCCGGTCGCATACCGGTGGACATCTGGAAAAAATATCTTGAGGACAAGCGCCGGCCGCTGGAAAACAAGGCACTGGCCGGCCAGTACCCCCCCGGCTCCACCTTCAAGATGCTCACCGCCCTGGCCGGACTGGAAGCGGGACTGGTCAACGAAAACAGTACCGTTACCTGCAACGGTGCCTACGAGATGGGGGGGAACAAGTTCCGGTGCTGGCACCGTTCCGGTCACGGGAGCGTCAACCTGAAGAAATCCCTGAAGGAATCCTGCGACGTGTACTACTATAAGCTGGGTGAACAGCTCGGGGTTGACCGGATCGCCGCGGTTGCCGAGCGTTTTCTTCTGGGCAAACCTCTGGGGATCGGACTTGCCGGGGAGAAAGGGGGGCTGATTCCTACCGTTGCCTGGAAGCAGAAGCGGTTCGGTAAAAAGTGGTTCAGCGGCGAGACGCTGCCGGTGGCCATCGGTCAGGGGTATCTGCTGATGACACCGATCCAGCTGGCCTCCATGGCGGCCACGGTGGCCAACGACGGCACGGTGGTCCGTCCCCATCTGGTCAAGCGACTGGTGGACCCGGACGGCAAGCTGATCCGGGAATTCGGGCCTGAGGTGCTGGGAAACAGCGGCATTTCTGCCCGTAACCTCAAGTTGGTCAAGCAGGGGCTGTTCGCCGTGGTGAACGAAGCGGGCGGGACCGGCGCCAATGCCCGACTCTGGGATGTCAAGGTGGCCGGCAAGACCGGCACCTCGCAGGTGGTCAAGCTGGATGAGAACCGCAAGCGCCGGATGGGCTACCAGTATCAGGACCATGCCTTGTTCGTGGCGTTCGCCCCTTACGAAAAGCCGGAAATCGCCGTGGCGGTGGTGGTGGAACACGGCGGCGGCGGCGGTGCGGTGGCTGCTCCCATTGCCGGCAGAATCATGCGTCAGTACTTTGACCTGAAAAAGCCCGCACCAACGCGGCCGTCAGCAGAGGAAGAGGACGAAGACCAACAGGAGAAACCGGACAGGGTGCCGACGGATGCGGTGCCGCCTGCCGGTGCGGAACGGCCCACCACCGGGGAGGCGCGGGAATGA
- the rodA gene encoding rod shape-determining protein RodA, whose product MIDRRLVTNFDWTLVGLAVSICLLGIINIYSASYSYRMVGVPFYIKQLNWLSFGLLLSLLVASIDYHILEDFSYWLYGFLILLLVAVLLVGRTSLGATRWLNLGVFSIQPSELMKIVIIITFARFFNNYHVHDGLSVRDLAFPLLLLAVPAALIMKQPDLGTAILVILIALSMAFFVGLRWSTIATFVLVTIPLVWVGWAHLLKPYQKSRVLNFIDPERARLGSGYHIIQSKIAVGSGGFWGKGYIKGTQSQLRFLPEQHTDFAFSVFAEEWGFIGVLVLIALYFSLVVWGLGIARRCNDRLGGLLAVGVTAMLFWHTIINIGMVIGLFPVVGVPLPFFSYGGTSMITSMVGIGILQSISMRRFMF is encoded by the coding sequence ATGATTGACCGTCGTCTGGTAACCAATTTCGACTGGACCCTGGTGGGACTGGCGGTGAGCATTTGTCTGCTGGGCATCATCAATATCTACAGCGCCTCCTACTCCTACCGTATGGTCGGTGTGCCGTTCTACATCAAGCAGTTGAACTGGCTGAGTTTCGGCCTGTTGTTGTCGCTGCTGGTGGCCAGCATCGACTACCACATTCTGGAGGACTTTTCCTACTGGTTGTACGGTTTTCTGATCCTGTTGCTGGTGGCGGTGCTGCTGGTGGGCAGGACCAGCCTGGGGGCCACCCGCTGGCTCAACCTCGGCGTCTTCTCCATACAGCCGTCGGAGCTGATGAAAATCGTCATCATCATTACCTTTGCCCGCTTCTTTAACAACTACCATGTGCATGACGGTCTGAGCGTGCGGGATCTCGCCTTTCCGCTGCTGTTGCTGGCAGTGCCGGCGGCCCTGATCATGAAGCAGCCGGACTTGGGCACCGCCATCCTGGTGATTCTGATCGCCCTCTCCATGGCCTTCTTCGTGGGGTTGCGCTGGAGTACCATCGCCACCTTCGTGCTGGTGACCATTCCCCTGGTCTGGGTCGGCTGGGCTCACCTGCTCAAGCCGTACCAGAAAAGCCGGGTGCTCAACTTCATCGATCCGGAGCGGGCCCGCCTGGGCAGCGGCTACCATATCATCCAGAGCAAGATCGCGGTGGGCTCCGGCGGCTTCTGGGGCAAGGGCTACATCAAGGGGACCCAGTCCCAGCTCCGCTTCCTGCCGGAGCAGCATACCGACTTCGCCTTCTCCGTCTTTGCCGAGGAATGGGGATTCATCGGCGTGCTGGTACTGATTGCGCTGTACTTCAGCTTGGTCGTCTGGGGGCTCGGTATTGCCCGACGCTGCAATGACCGGCTGGGGGGATTGCTGGCAGTGGGGGTCACCGCCATGCTGTTCTGGCACACCATCATCAATATCGGGATGGTGATCGGTCTGTTTCCGGTGGTGGGGGTGCCACTGCCGTTTTTCTCCTACGGCGGTACCTCCATGATCACGTCCATGGTGGGGATCGGCATCCTGCAGAGCATCAGCATGCGCCGTTTCATGTTCTAG
- a CDS encoding DsbC family protein, whose translation MLRITCGMLGFLLLVCFIAPVAAKMPPPQENGCGPGHECSKCHSLSLKEAGELLAFAGAGIKVTSIKPAPSHGLYEVLVEQTGKSGVVYIDFGKKHLLQGQIVNLQTKQLVVAHDKELSRPKEPQKLDPAGIPVQHSFVMGNPKGSKKLFVFDDPDCPYCRKLHLELKKLEKIAPDIAIHVMLMPLPMHPEAFDKSRAILETKKREVFDRAFEGKSVPKPTRESSKAAVDAIIRFANANGINGTPTLVLPDGRVVVGSRDAEELKRLIDGK comes from the coding sequence ATGTTGCGAATCACCTGCGGTATGCTCGGCTTTTTACTGCTTGTTTGTTTCATTGCTCCGGTTGCGGCAAAAATGCCGCCCCCGCAGGAAAACGGCTGCGGCCCCGGTCATGAATGTTCCAAGTGCCACTCCCTGAGCCTCAAGGAGGCGGGTGAACTGCTCGCCTTTGCCGGCGCCGGCATCAAGGTTACCTCGATCAAGCCGGCTCCCAGCCACGGCCTGTACGAAGTGCTGGTTGAACAGACCGGAAAAAGCGGCGTCGTGTACATCGATTTCGGCAAGAAGCATCTGCTGCAGGGACAGATCGTCAACCTGCAGACCAAGCAGCTGGTGGTGGCCCACGACAAGGAACTGTCCCGGCCGAAGGAGCCGCAAAAACTCGATCCCGCCGGTATTCCGGTCCAGCATTCCTTTGTCATGGGTAATCCCAAAGGATCGAAAAAGCTGTTCGTGTTCGACGACCCCGATTGTCCCTACTGCCGCAAGCTGCACCTGGAGTTGAAGAAGCTCGAAAAAATTGCGCCGGACATTGCCATCCACGTCATGCTGATGCCGCTGCCGATGCATCCGGAAGCCTTCGACAAATCACGGGCCATTCTGGAAACGAAAAAGCGGGAGGTCTTTGACAGGGCCTTCGAGGGCAAAAGCGTGCCGAAGCCGACCAGGGAGAGCAGTAAGGCCGCGGTCGACGCGATTATCCGCTTCGCCAACGCCAACGGCATCAACGGCACTCCTACCCTGGTCCTGCCCGACGGCAGGGTAGTGGTGGGTTCGCGGGATGCGGAGGAGTTGAAACGGCTGATTGACGGGAAGTAG
- a CDS encoding sigma-54-dependent transcriptional regulator, whose protein sequence is MKQPRILIIDDEESLRHMLSVMLRRQGYASDTAAGGAEGLEKLGQRVYDFILCDIRMPGTDGREFLRRALEQGVTAPVIMMTAYGTVDTAVACMRDGAYDFISKPFKRDEIVIVLKKAEERERLKEENRRLRSQVQEQCGFHGLVGRSPAMLDLYDRISRVAGLKTTVLIQGESGTGKELVARALHADGDRADRPFVAVNCGALPENLLESELFGHVRGAFTGAVGDKAGLFEQADGGTLFLDEVGEMPPPLQVKLLRVLQEGEVRRVGATTSRSVDVRVVSATSRDLAADCTAGRFREDLFFRLNVFSLALPPLRERLDDLPLLAEQLLQRCAVRIGRSSSSRIAPEVMRRFMSHNWPGNVRELENVIERSLVMCDGDQVTLSCLPALGGPGERHEETEENLSIKRAGQAMEISLIRRALARTGGNRTHAARILEISHRALLYKLKEYGLE, encoded by the coding sequence ATGAAGCAGCCGCGAATCCTGATCATCGACGACGAGGAAAGCCTGCGTCACATGCTGTCGGTCATGCTGCGTCGGCAGGGTTACGCCAGCGATACCGCCGCAGGTGGTGCCGAGGGCCTGGAGAAGCTGGGGCAACGCGTCTATGACTTCATTCTCTGCGACATTCGCATGCCGGGGACGGATGGCCGGGAGTTCCTGCGCCGGGCCCTGGAGCAGGGGGTGACGGCGCCGGTCATCATGATGACCGCCTACGGCACCGTGGATACCGCCGTCGCCTGTATGCGGGACGGGGCCTACGACTTCATCTCCAAACCGTTCAAGCGGGACGAGATTGTCATCGTTCTGAAGAAAGCCGAAGAACGGGAGCGTCTCAAGGAGGAAAACCGGCGCTTGCGCTCCCAGGTGCAGGAGCAGTGCGGCTTTCACGGCCTGGTGGGGCGCAGCCCCGCCATGCTCGACCTCTACGACCGCATCAGCCGGGTAGCGGGACTGAAGACCACGGTGCTGATCCAGGGAGAATCGGGCACCGGCAAGGAACTGGTGGCCCGGGCGCTCCACGCCGATGGCGACCGTGCGGACCGCCCTTTTGTGGCGGTCAACTGTGGCGCCCTGCCGGAAAACCTGCTGGAAAGCGAGCTGTTCGGCCATGTACGGGGAGCCTTTACCGGTGCCGTTGGGGACAAGGCCGGGCTGTTCGAACAGGCCGACGGCGGCACGCTGTTTCTGGACGAGGTGGGGGAAATGCCTCCCCCCCTGCAGGTCAAGCTGCTGCGGGTGCTGCAGGAAGGCGAGGTGCGGCGGGTAGGGGCCACCACCAGCAGGTCCGTGGATGTACGGGTGGTATCCGCCACCTCCCGTGACCTGGCGGCTGACTGCACTGCCGGCCGTTTTCGGGAGGACCTGTTCTTCCGGCTCAATGTCTTCAGCCTCGCCCTCCCCCCCCTGCGCGAGCGCCTCGATGATCTCCCCCTACTGGCCGAACAGCTGTTGCAGCGCTGTGCCGTCCGCATCGGCCGTTCATCTTCATCACGGATTGCCCCCGAGGTCATGCGACGTTTCATGTCGCACAACTGGCCCGGCAATGTGCGTGAACTGGAAAACGTCATTGAGCGAAGTCTGGTGATGTGCGACGGCGATCAGGTAACCCTCTCCTGCCTTCCCGCACTCGGCGGCCCCGGCGAGCGCCACGAGGAAACGGAAGAAAATCTCTCCATCAAGCGGGCCGGCCAAGCCATGGAGATATCCCTGATCCGCCGCGCCCTGGCCCGCACCGGCGGCAACCGCACCCATGCGGCACGGATTCTGGAGATCAGCCACCGGGCGCTATTATACAAACTCAAGGAATATGGATTGGAGTAG
- a CDS encoding sensor histidine kinase produces MPAWRPSLTFCILTSLAGLLLLTWFLFSLFALKTAENDLYAQKSEHGRMLLSTFVNQLPDRLPTFPEGMLPLDAPAALYAAKLAEERSLVRLTLLDSGGKVIYTVGKEGSDLYQPLLLPGRQAEEAGMLPDGNALVRSALVLREGQVAGRAGLMLSLADEQQRLSRTRRLFASYFVLDFILLLGLGAFILSRIVVNPVNRLLAATERIIGGVYGHRVALSGTSELARLAASFNEMSAALLQKQQEVSSHVAALEQANRELELAREEAVRAEKMASVGLLAAGTAHEIGSPLASIMGYAEILAAEAAPDSPQADYHRRILDGCDRIDRIVRGLLEYARPRSPACEEIDAGELAGRTVELLQHQGMFKQCRVDVRHGASLPRIFLDPHQVQQVLINLLINAHDAMPEGGTLRVSVESAALGQGVRIEVADSGAGIPPQLLERIFDPFFTTKEPGRGTGLGLAISTGIAQGLGGRITVRSQPGNGSCFTLWLPERGTGCREATGE; encoded by the coding sequence ATGCCCGCCTGGCGGCCCAGCCTGACCTTCTGCATCCTGACCTCGCTGGCCGGCCTGCTGCTGCTCACCTGGTTTCTCTTCAGTCTCTTCGCCCTGAAAACCGCTGAAAACGACCTCTACGCTCAAAAATCCGAACACGGCCGGATGCTGCTCTCCACCTTCGTCAACCAGTTGCCGGACCGCCTGCCCACCTTTCCCGAGGGGATGCTGCCCCTTGACGCGCCGGCGGCGCTCTACGCGGCAAAGCTGGCCGAGGAGCGCTCCCTGGTCCGCCTGACCCTGCTGGACAGCGGCGGCAAGGTGATCTACACCGTGGGCAAGGAGGGAAGCGACCTGTACCAGCCGCTGCTGCTGCCGGGGCGCCAGGCCGAAGAGGCCGGCATGCTGCCCGATGGCAATGCCCTGGTCCGTTCCGCTCTGGTACTTCGTGAGGGACAAGTGGCGGGCCGCGCCGGCCTGATGCTTTCCCTGGCTGACGAACAGCAGCGGTTAAGCCGTACCCGCCGCCTCTTCGCCTCCTATTTCGTCCTTGATTTCATCCTGCTCCTGGGGCTGGGAGCCTTCATCCTCTCCCGCATCGTGGTGAATCCGGTGAACCGTCTGCTGGCAGCAACGGAACGGATCATCGGCGGGGTCTATGGCCACCGGGTGGCCCTGTCCGGCACCAGCGAACTGGCTCGCCTGGCCGCATCCTTCAATGAGATGTCGGCGGCCCTGCTGCAGAAACAGCAGGAGGTATCCTCCCACGTTGCCGCGCTGGAACAGGCCAACCGTGAACTGGAACTGGCCCGGGAGGAGGCGGTACGGGCCGAAAAGATGGCCTCCGTTGGCTTACTGGCCGCCGGCACGGCCCACGAAATCGGCTCGCCCCTGGCCTCGATCATGGGCTACGCCGAAATTCTTGCGGCTGAGGCCGCTCCGGACAGCCCCCAGGCCGACTACCACCGCAGAATCCTGGACGGTTGCGACCGGATCGACCGGATCGTGCGGGGACTGCTGGAATACGCCCGCCCCCGCAGCCCTGCCTGCGAAGAGATCGATGCGGGAGAGCTCGCCGGACGGACGGTGGAGTTACTGCAGCACCAGGGGATGTTCAAGCAATGCCGGGTCGATGTGCGCCACGGCGCATCCCTGCCCCGCATATTTCTCGACCCGCACCAGGTCCAGCAGGTACTGATCAACCTGCTGATCAACGCCCACGACGCCATGCCGGAAGGCGGTACCCTGCGAGTCTCGGTTGAATCGGCGGCCCTCGGTCAAGGGGTACGGATCGAAGTTGCCGATTCCGGCGCCGGCATCCCGCCGCAGCTGCTGGAGCGGATATTCGATCCCTTTTTCACCACCAAGGAACCGGGACGGGGCACCGGCCTGGGACTGGCCATCTCGACCGGCATCGCCCAGGGACTGGGCGGCAGGATCACGGTACGCAGCCAACCGGGAAACGGAAGCTGCTTCACCCTCTGGCTGCCGGAGCGGGGAACCGGATGCCGGGAGGCAACGGGGGAGTGA
- a CDS encoding prepilin peptidase: protein MEFPLVAAVAAFVLGAVTGSFLNVCIYRMPLEQSVVSPGSRCMACGTPVRWFDNIPILSWVLLRGRCRSCAAPFSIRYPLVELLTGLLCLLLFRKFGLTLSFAVLFLLCASLLVVTFIDFDHQIIPDEITLPGIAIGLLCSFILPEPSWRSSLLGILVGWGSLALVFYGYLWLTGREGMGGGDAKLLAMIGAFLGLKAIPFVIFVSSLVGSLVGLSLMALQGRDRHLAIPFGPYLVAGAILYLFFGPQLISWYLHLGR from the coding sequence ATGGAGTTTCCGCTGGTTGCGGCAGTGGCGGCGTTCGTTCTGGGTGCCGTTACCGGATCGTTTCTCAACGTCTGCATCTACCGGATGCCGCTGGAACAGTCGGTGGTGAGCCCCGGCTCCCGCTGCATGGCCTGCGGCACGCCGGTACGCTGGTTCGACAACATCCCAATCCTGTCCTGGGTGCTGCTGCGGGGACGGTGCCGTTCCTGCGCCGCCCCCTTCTCGATCCGCTACCCCCTGGTGGAGCTGCTGACCGGTCTGCTCTGCCTGCTGCTCTTCCGCAAGTTCGGCCTCACCCTCTCCTTTGCCGTACTGTTCCTCCTGTGCGCTTCCCTGCTCGTGGTCACCTTCATCGACTTCGATCACCAGATCATTCCCGACGAAATCACCCTGCCGGGAATCGCCATCGGTCTGCTCTGCTCTTTCATCCTGCCCGAACCGTCCTGGCGCTCCTCGCTGCTGGGGATTCTCGTCGGCTGGGGCTCGTTGGCCCTGGTCTTCTACGGCTACCTCTGGTTGACCGGCCGCGAGGGCATGGGCGGAGGGGATGCCAAGCTGCTGGCCATGATCGGTGCCTTCCTGGGGCTGAAGGCGATCCCCTTCGTCATCTTCGTCTCCTCCCTGGTCGGCTCGCTGGTGGGACTCTCCCTGATGGCCCTGCAGGGTCGGGATCGGCATCTGGCCATCCCGTTCGGTCCCTACCTGGTGGCGGGCGCCATTCTCTACCTCTTCTTCGGTCCGCAACTGATCTCCTGGTACCTGCACCTGGGGAGGTGA
- a CDS encoding HPr family phosphocarrier protein produces MLQQEFEIVNKLGLHARASALFVKTASRFQSDVKLAREGIEVNGKSIMGIMMLAAAKGTRVRLSVEGSDEAEAMAAIGALITDGFGEQ; encoded by the coding sequence ATGCTGCAGCAGGAATTCGAGATCGTCAACAAACTGGGGCTCCACGCGCGGGCCTCGGCACTGTTCGTCAAAACCGCCAGCAGATTTCAGTCGGACGTCAAGCTGGCCCGGGAGGGGATCGAAGTGAACGGCAAAAGCATCATGGGGATCATGATGCTGGCCGCCGCCAAGGGAACCAGGGTCCGTCTGTCCGTGGAGGGGAGCGATGAAGCCGAAGCCATGGCCGCCATCGGCGCCCTGATCACGGATGGCTTTGGAGAGCAATAG
- a CDS encoding PTS sugar transporter subunit IIA has protein sequence MIGLVVATHAGLARELIASTTMITGEIPLCEAVGLHPDDPPDGLLQRIGEALDRVGGDGAVIMTDMFGGTPSNTALSFLAEGKVEVVTGVNLPMLVEFCSRRERQSLEELTASLLKSGRESILSAGEFLKR, from the coding sequence ATGATCGGACTGGTGGTGGCAACCCATGCAGGACTGGCCCGGGAACTGATCGCATCGACAACCATGATCACCGGCGAAATTCCGCTGTGCGAGGCGGTGGGGCTGCACCCCGACGACCCGCCCGACGGTCTGCTGCAACGGATCGGCGAGGCGCTGGACCGGGTGGGGGGCGATGGCGCCGTGATCATGACCGACATGTTCGGCGGCACTCCTTCCAACACCGCCCTCTCCTTTCTCGCCGAAGGGAAAGTGGAGGTGGTCACCGGCGTCAACCTGCCGATGCTGGTGGAGTTCTGCAGTCGCCGGGAACGTCAGTCCTTGGAGGAACTGACGGCATCGCTGCTCAAATCCGGCCGGGAAAGTATCCTGTCGGCCGGCGAGTTTCTGAAACGGTAA
- the rapZ gene encoding RNase adapter RapZ has translation MRVLVITGMSGSGKSTVVKALEDEGFYCIDNLPVRLFRQFVELIEKSGEQFKGTVLVTDIRGRELAKGIVETFSDLRAAGHQVDVIFLDASDEVLIRRFSETRRRHPADEHCTVPEGIRIERERLALLRQHATSIIDTSEFNVHQLRDRVIRLVRGEEGSSRFAVELISFGFRYGVPLDANLVMDVRFLPNPHFIPELRPHSGREPQVREYVCGQPETAEFLKRFGSLLEFLLPSYRREGKSYLTIAVGCTGGRHRSVALVEVLAEQMTNAGFEVRISHRDMEKG, from the coding sequence ATGCGCGTTCTGGTGATTACCGGCATGTCGGGGTCGGGAAAATCCACGGTGGTCAAGGCGCTGGAAGACGAAGGCTTCTACTGCATCGACAACCTGCCGGTGCGGCTCTTCCGCCAGTTTGTGGAGTTGATCGAAAAATCCGGCGAGCAGTTCAAGGGGACCGTGCTGGTCACCGACATCCGGGGGCGGGAGCTTGCCAAGGGGATCGTGGAAACCTTCAGCGATCTGCGCGCCGCCGGCCACCAGGTGGACGTCATCTTCCTGGACGCCAGCGACGAAGTACTGATCCGGCGGTTCTCGGAAACACGGCGGCGTCACCCGGCCGACGAGCATTGTACGGTACCGGAGGGGATCAGAATCGAACGGGAGCGGCTGGCGCTGCTGCGACAGCACGCCACCAGCATCATCGACACCTCCGAGTTCAACGTGCATCAGTTGCGTGACCGGGTCATCCGCTTGGTCAGGGGTGAGGAAGGAAGCAGCCGTTTCGCCGTGGAACTGATTTCCTTCGGTTTCCGCTATGGTGTCCCGCTGGACGCCAACCTGGTGATGGATGTCCGTTTCCTGCCCAACCCCCACTTCATTCCGGAATTACGTCCCCACAGCGGCCGCGAACCGCAGGTCAGGGAGTACGTCTGCGGTCAGCCGGAAACCGCGGAATTTCTGAAACGGTTCGGTTCCTTGCTGGAGTTTCTCCTCCCGTCCTATCGGCGCGAGGGGAAAAGTTATCTCACCATCGCCGTGGGCTGTACTGGCGGACGCCATCGCTCCGTCGCCCTGGTGGAAGTGCTGGCCGAACAGATGACGAACGCCGGCTTCGAGGTACGGATCAGTCATCGAGACATGGAAAAGGGGTAA